TACCGGATTATCGTATATAACTGGTGCTATAATTCCTATAATACCGTATTTAATTGGTTTATCTGGAGTCGTTGGTTTAATATCGTCGTATATCGTGGCAGGAATTTCTACGCTAATAGTTGGCTCCATTATAGGGATATTAAGTGGGATAAGTCCAATTAAAAAAGGTGCTCAAATGACAACTTTAGCTCTATTGGCGGCTTTAGCTACTCATGGATTAGGTTATTTGGCATCAACCTTTATCAAATGAGTGGTTTTAAATTTTATCTAATTATATTCTAACTAATGCCCAGTTTATTTGGAAGGAAGGTCAAGGTCATACATCACATAGATCATTTGCATCCGATAATGAAATTAACAATAAAAACCATATTAGACTCATACTTGCCGGACATAGTAAAAGGTTATGGTTTTAAATATGCCGATCCTAGATGGGGAGAACCTATCTTCATTCCATATGGATACTTAGATGGCGAATATAAGGACACCTTACAAGCGTTTAAAAAAGTAATGGAAGAAATTAATGATAGGAAAGATGACGGCTTGAATAAATTTAAAGAATGGTACCCTGATGTTAAATTCTTTGATATTTACAGATTTGTCCAATACTCGGTTCCAGGAACCGAAGAGGGTTACACACCTGGTATTGCAGTTGATCCTCTGATGAATTATAATTACTTCAAGGATGGTATGGAAGAGGTAAAAAATGAAATAATGGGTGATGTAGTAGTAGCAACTCCATCGTTATCTTCCTTTACTGAGTTTAAGTTTTATGATCCTATAATAAATAGGAGGAATGAAATAATAGATGCTTATATCTGGCTAAATAGGACTTTTCATGAAAATTACGATAAAGATAAAATGTACGATGAGACTTTAGGTAGATATTATATGAATTTTATATTTAATTTCTTGGAGGAATTTGGTAAAGGTAGACGATTAAGCGAAATAACTGAAGGAGAAGTTTTACTTATTCCAATGTTTGTATGGGGTAAAAATAAGACATTCGACAATATTAGTAATAATATAGTAGATACGTGGAAAAACTCAAAATTGTTTAAGGACTCAATGTTCCATGAAATTGATGCACTGCCAGTTATTCTTAATAAGCAGTATCTGAATTCTATAATAGAAAAATATTCTAACAAATTTAATAAAGTGATTCTAATAAGCGACAAAAAGCTGCCTCAAATTAACAAGTGTACAGAATGTCCTTCTTCTTTAGGTAATCTAAAAATATTAAAAGAAGGTAATTTCTCTAAGATCTTTTTAGCAAAATGACCCTATGACGATGCCTTAACTATTGTATTTAATAATATGTTAGTTGCGTTAGTTATATTCTCATATGCAGAGGCATATTGGCCAGAAAGAGCGGGATTGTTCTTTAGAATCGCATTATATAATACTGTTGAATTTAGGCCAGCCAAGGTTTGAGGAGATATAGAATTTGGATATCCTAGATCTACCCAGGTTCCACCTGGTCCACTTATTATAATTATGGTTATTATGTGAGGATACTTCCCATAATATGCCGGTGATGTACCAATCTGCGTATAGGTTTGATTCACTTCATAGTATACTACTAGGTTATAAACCCAGTTGGGTACCATGCTTTTTAATTCCTGCAATCCGAAGGTAACATCATCAGTGTTTATAGGCGTTCCATTAGTTGTTTCATTTAAATATTGACCATATATGTAAATTGGATGGAAGTATACATGTGAAGTTGGATACGGTGTGTAATTAAGGAATAATAGGCCGGGTATTGCGCTACCGAGATCACTTTCATATATTGAATAATGTGGAACTACACTAACATTTCCAAAATGTCTGAGAGCCAAATACAGAGGCCATGAAGCAGTGGCTCCATTTGGACATCCGTACCAACTTATAAAGTATATCTCTACTGAGTTATTACCTACGTAGTTCGTATTGCTAACTTTATACACATTAAATAGTGGAGTATTGGCGTTAGCCGTAATTGTACCCGTTGATGGGTTATGATTAATATAGGGAAATACTACCAATAGTACAATGACTACAATTAGAACCGCGAATGGAATATAAATTAATTTGTTCTCATTTTGTGTTGATTTTTTCTTATTTTTGTTTTGCTTACTCTTAGCCATTGTATATACAGAGGAAGATTAGATTAAATTTGTTTTGCAAAGTGGAATATCTTCAACGTATTCAATCTTATTTTCAACTAATCTAAAGGTCTTTATACTGACTTTCATTCCCTCCTTTAATGCGCTCCAAAATTCCATTGAGAACTTTGGGTCTGTTTCCTCATTGGGTAGAAAACACTTTGCGTCATCACGCATAACTAAAACCATAAGTAATGCGTTATATCCCTCCTTCTTTTTAATTAGTTCTCTTAATTCTTGTATATGTCTTCTTCCTCGTTTTGTTGGTGCATCAGGAAAGTACGCTATCTTATCTTTGACTAAAGTACATCCTTTTACTTCCACAAAGGTATTATCATATTTAAAGTCAATTCTACTGGATCCCACTCTCACCTCCTTCTCATAACTACTAGGTAAAAATTTAGATGCAATTTGGTTATGCAGTCTACTATCCACTACTACATATCTTGAATTAGCATACGCTGCTGTTATTGAAAATCTAGTCTTAATGCCTTTTGTTTCCCTTATTAATACTTTATTTCCAGGATATATGAGCTCCCTTAATCTACCAGGATCATGAAGATGCGCATATGTTACTTCTCCGTTAAAGATTATCTTTACTAAGAATCTATTTACTCTTTCTATAACATAAGCTTCATTTAGCTTTTCGGCAAACTCATATACTATCATACTCAATTTTTTATTAACTAGTTTCTACTAATAAAATGATGATGAGTTTGCCGAGTGTTGAATCTATGAAATGAATTCAATAACTGATAAAATTTAGGACAAGCCTCGCCTTTTTTAAGGTGGGGGTAATGCTTTTATTTTTCAGAATAAATTTTTATAAACGCATATATGTGTCCTCCCAGATAGGGAGGAAATTACTACATATCCCCGAGTCCCAAAGAGGTGGGAGTGGAGGGTTTCTCTCACTGAGGGATAGGGGTAATGGGTTGAAGACCCAACCCGTGGTCTACCACTGGATGAATGGAGCTGGGTGGGTAGTTTTACTACCCACTGGCTATGAAGTGATGAGGATGAAGGTGGTAAACCACAAACCTATGATCCGTCCTAATGAAACCCTAATCCTTCAAGACGGGGAGGAGGTCAGTATGAAGGATTAAGGCATATCCTAATGTTTGATTCTTCTTCCAATTCCTGACAATCAAGTCTATACGAATTTATGAATAAATTCTCTATTTTCTTTAGCTGTGGATCTATATAAGCTACTTTATATGCAGTCACCATATACCATATATTATTCTTATTCTGTATTATTATTAATCTAGGTGCTATTTCAAACATCATTCTTCTTATATGGTCTGTGTTTGAACCAGTCCCACTGACCCTAAACTCTTTAACTACTACGTCTCCTTGATTTCCCTCTATTTCGTAACCATCAACATAGATAGTTAAAAGCGCTCCTAACCTTAAAATAGTAGAGAATTCCTTAGGCTCTAATTCCATTTTATACTTAGTAATATATCTTAACCATCTTTCCCTTTTTCTGCCTCTACTTTTCATTTTTATTAAACCTTGTAAACTCATCGAACTCAATATATCGTTAATAGTAAAATTAATGAAGTCTGCATCTCTGTAAATCTCTAAACCCTTACATTTAGTGTCGGTAATTGTTCCATTGCATAGATATGAGTATTCTTGTAGTGGTGGTATGAATAAATCTTCAATATTGATAATCTTTAACTTCACATAACTCCTTTATGTCTTTTATTAGATTTAAGTATTTAACTTAGATAGTAGAAGGGTTAGATACTTTACTACAAGAAAGTGAAAATTCTCTCCTTAATCAAATTCACAAAGAGAATCAATTTAAGTATTAAAGACATAAGTAAATGACCTAGTTTCTCTACAGTGGTTTCAAGATCACTTCCTTAAAAACTAAGTCTTTTACTGCTTTATAATATATCTTTAGATTAAAAACCTTCTTCTCTCCTTAATTAGCTATTCATTTTGTTAGAGATTGTATTTAAAAAGGTAAGTTATAACGGGTTAAATAATCGCATGAAATAAAGTTATAATAAATAATTTTCAACATTTGCAAGGCTCCATAAATCAACGTTTTCCATTTGAATTCAATAATTGGAAAACTATAAGGTATTAAGGTAATAAGAAGAAGCATACCTAATAGCTTAATTTTAGATCAATCTTGAGGCGAAAGAATCTACTGGCTAAACATATCGAATGTAATTAAATCTCCTATTAATAGCATGTCTAAAAGAGACAGCATAAATAACAACGGCAATATATCAATGTATTCTTCTGGAATTTGTGTTGGATCAATCTGTCCATTTCTAATCATATTTTGTAATTGCTCAGCCTTTTGTTGCAACGATTCGTAAGATTTTTTAGCCTCCTCAAACCCTGACGCTGTAAGATCATAGACTACTTTCTTAAATATTAGACCTTTATTCCTTTTAATTACTAACCCATCTTTTTCTAAATACCTTAAGGTAGCCTCAATCTCGTATCTGTCCTCTCTCAAAGCTTCCACAATCTCATCTAAAGTAGATTCTCTATTTCGATATAGATATACTAGGATTTTTTCTCTAAGATTCATAACTATCTTCTTGCTTTTCTTAAAATTTAAATGTTATCGTTATCGAAACTTCAAAATGACATCGTATTTTTCATTAAGTAGATTAATAGTTCAAAAGGATTCTTAGGCATAAATCATCAAGAATCTAGAAAATTCTTCAGTTCTTCTAATAATCATATACGAGATCTTAAAAAATTGAGAAATTAGATTAGAAATTTTCCCAATTTATATAGAAAAGCGTCTTACATGTAGATTAATGTTATTGTGAGATTGTTGGAGTTTCCATAAATAAATAAATTAATACTAATTTACTTATAGAAAATAAAGTATAAATACAGAAATATGTTGAAATTTTCCCGAACTTGTTAGGGATCAGTTTAAATTAGTAGTAAAGCACAAATGAATAGTGGTGAGAAAATGGGTATAGATCCAAACTATAGGACAAGTAGACCAGTTGTTGGGGATCATTCTGGACATAAGATATATGGACCAGTAGAGCCACCAGGGAAATTAGGTATACACGGTACGATAGTAGGAGTTGACTTCGATCTATGTATCGCTGATGGTTCATGTATAAATGCATGTCCAGTTAATGTCTTTCAATGGTTTGATACTCCAGGGCATCCGGCTTCAGAGAAGAAAGCTGACCCAGTAAATGAGCAAGCATGTATATTTTGTATGGCATGTGTTAATGTATGTCCAGTAGCTTGTATAGATGTTAAACCACCATAAATCTTTTTTTGTCTTGATGTCTTAAGAGTTTGTATTATGAAATTTTATGTAAATCCAAAAAATAGGTATTTGGAAGTCTTTGCGGAAGGAATTGAGGGAATAATTACTTTTCCTACGTGGGTTCCCGGCTCTTACATAATTAGGGAGCTTGAAAGAAATATTATAGAAATAGAAGGGATCAGGGTAGGAAAGAATAGATTTTACGTTAAGGATAAATTCCGTTATTTAGTTCAAGCTATGAGTAGAGATCCAAGAGAAGCTATTGCTACTAACGATTATCTTTTCATTAATCCACCTGCGGTATTCCCATTTCACGAAATAGAAGAGGAGTATTGTGTTAGAATTAACACGAATTGGATAGTTCATACCACATTAAAAAGAGTTGGAGATTGGTTTTGTTCGGAAAATTATAATGAGTTTGCAGATTCTCCTATTCAAGCCTCACCTAAGTTAAAGCTTATTGAAATCGACAGCTACCATAAGATTTCCACCATTGATGACCTAGATGAATCATTTGTAAACTCTTTAGGCAAATGTCTCAAAGAAATTAATAGAAATATTTTCATGAACTCTACCTCAGAAGAATATATATTTTTCTTCAAGAGGTCGGACTCTAATTTTGGAGGCATAGAACATGAGAAGTCATCTTCTATTGTAACGTCATGGGACTATAAGGATCTTATTTCGTTATTTGTTCATGAATATTTTCATAGATATAATGGGAAGAAAATTAAGCCTAAAGATTTAAAGATAAATTATGAAAGTGAAACATATACAGAATTGCTTTGGGTAGTAGAAGGACTTACTGATTATATAAGTTTAGTAGTCCCGTTAAGAACTAAAGTTACAACTGTAGAGAACACTTTAAATTACATAGCTAATGTCCTTGCTTGGCTTACATTCCCTGGAATAAGAAGAATGAGTCTAGCGGAGTCTTCCTATACAACATGGATAAAATATTATAGAAGGGATAACAATTTTGCTAATGTTAGTGTATCTTATTATCAACTCGGTATGGTTATTGGTCTTATTATGGATCTAGAAATGATTGAAAATGGTAATTCAATTTATGATTTATTTAAGGAGTTATATAAGATAAAAGAGTACACTTATGATAATGTGAGGCAAGTAGCTGAGAAGCTTGGAGTTAAAAATCTAGATGAGTTAGTATTTTCAAGAAACCCACCCATATTTGACAGGCTGTCAAAGTACTTTGAGATAACCTTTATAGACAAAGATACTCCCTATTATGGTATGATAATGGATGGGAAGAAAGTAACCTTTGTTGAAGACAATTCGCCTGCTGATCTAGCTGGTATAATACAAGGTGATGAAATTATTGGAGTTAATGGATTAGCCTTTAGTAATAAAAGGTTAGAATATAAAGAAAATTTGAGATTAACTATAGATCGTGAGGGAAGGCTTATTGAGATAGTATTACATCCTGCCAAAAATCCCGGTCACAACTTAGTCATAAAGGGTAAAGGGGATCTGTTTAAGCAATGGTCTGATTTCGAGTATGGAGAGGGTAAATCAGATATAAAAATCATCTAAAAGTTTAATTTCAATACAAGGTCTTTCCTTCAATTTCTATTTTATCTCTAAAACTTAGATATATTGGGCACTCTCTTTTCACCTTTTCAATTAATTCCTTTAATTCGTCTTCACTACATCCCTTACTATGTACCTCGATGATTATTTTCTTAAATATGTAATTTCCAAACATAATTGCTTTTTCATCCAGTACATATCTAGCTATTATTTTACAAGAAGCTAGTGGTATTCCTTCCTTCTTGGCTATGTTATCTGTCATATTTGCTATACAGTGCGGTATTGATACAAGAAACGCCATTAGTGGACTTTCTTGATAAAGATTTTTGGCTCTAGAAATTTTTCCACCTAACTCTATCATAGGATTTTCCAAATCTCCACTCAAAGTAAAAGATATTTCCATAATTATCGCTAATTACGAGAATTTTAAAAAGTTTTTCTCAAGTCATTCATGATTCAAATTTTGATACTAATTATTTAGTAAAATTCTAATCATCATATTGGCAATAGTCTTTTTAAATCTTTCTTATGGAGCCTCATATTATGGAACCATTTTACTTCAAATCATATGACAAGACAATAGGTATAGCTCACGACGTTAATGAACTTGAGAAGGAAATTGAAAGATTAAGTAAAGTGGACCCTGCTTGTGTGGAATGGCATCTTAAGGAGGGACACATAGTAAGTTGGTTAAATTACATTGGCGAAAAGGGCTTAGCCGAAATGCTAAAAGGTGTTACCAATGTAACAGAAGCGTTAACTAGAATTAAGGAATTCAAAGCATTAAGGAACAGGAACGCTAGAACAAAGCGTGAAAGGAGATTCAATTATTATAGATAGACAAGCTAAAATACTTTATTTTTTAAAATTCTCTTCATTATATGAATTCATATTTTGTAGTTATCATTATTTCCGCATCCTTGTCATATTCTCTCTTGAACTTTAATGAAAGATCTTTTGCCTCATCTATGCTATCTACTACATTGACAAATATCCCAGCTTTTTCATCTTCTATCTCAGTGAAAGTATATTTTGAAAAGAATTTTCTAGCATCTTCAACCTTAGATGTAAATATTGCGAAAATTGAAATTTCAGCTTTATTTAAGTCTATTATTGGAATTAATCTGATGAACCTCTTACTGTACAAATAGCGTAAATGTCTCCTAATTGTCTTCGAAGAAACACCTAACTCTTCTGCAAGTTCTATTGGTTTTATGAGAGGTTTTTCTTTAAGTATACTTATTATTTTCATATCAAATTTTGAGGGACTATAAGGCATCTGGCTAGGAATATATAACATCTTGGGTTCTCCTAGTTTCTCGCTCATTTTATTCACTTTTTCCTCAATTTCAATTCTGTTTTTAGCGTCAATTTCATAAATATTTACATCTTCTAAACATTCTATTTTAGCTATGTAGTCTCCATCCCACTCATTCAAATTACTGAATGCGACATAAGCATGGTATCTACCTAAGAAATTTGGATTTACATAGAGGGTGAATCTTTTAATCACATCTCCAAATAATTTTTCCATTCTATAGCTCACTGCAGGTGGAGAAATTCCCAACATCATCGCTATTCTCCTTTGTGGAGTTCTTGCATCCTTTAAGAGTATTTTTAATATTCCCTTATCCACGGAGTCCATAATAACCTATCTCATTTATGTTTTATATCCTTTTCTTACAATACTGTTTTAAAAGTTTTCACAAAATTTCTTCTTTTTCACTTATCTTTTTGATACCCTCGAATAAGGAATTTATGTTTTTCTCATTAAAAGGTACTTTTATCACCATATATTCTCCAGTGTAAACTCCATACATGAAGAGTATCACATCTCTCTCATATAAATACGTATAAATTAACGCTTGCATCAAGTCGATCTTTTTAAAAGTAGGCTTACTTTTTATTTCTATTACAAAATCATTTGAACAAATATCCGCTTGTCCAATTAATCTGATAGTGCCTATCTTCTCAACCCTTTTATCACAATAACGCAATTCCTTATCTCCAACTATTTCGGAAATCAGCTCGACTGCTTTAGTTAAATTAGAATAAAATGGTAAGTATTTTTCCTCAATCTTATTGACCCCATCTATTAGATATTTCTGTAGGTATTCATGAAGAACTTGACCTAGTTTTCCATTGCTAGGCATTCTTAACTCTAAGAAGAAATGTTGAGTAAGTATTTCGTATTCAACATCATTGTATCTCACAAAGTAGCCTAATTTCTTTTTAAGACTACCTTCCAACATGCTACTTACACTCTTATGGTTTAAATAACTTTATGTAAAAAACTCGATCAAAAGAATGTAAAATTTAAGTTATAATAATACTTTAACTTCTTCCTTTTCTCCAATCAGTCTTAGGCAAGATTACATGCTTAAAATTCTCTAACCTACTCTTATATGGAATCAGATCTTGTATTATATTTCTGATTTCCTCTTTCATTCTCTTTTTAGGTCTAAATCCCAGCGATGGCAATATCTTAGTTTCA
The nucleotide sequence above comes from Sulfolobus tengchongensis. Encoded proteins:
- a CDS encoding MarR family transcriptional regulator, with translation MNLREKILVYLYRNRESTLDEIVEALREDRYEIEATLRYLEKDGLVIKRNKGLIFKKVVYDLTASGFEEAKKSYESLQQKAEQLQNMIRNGQIDPTQIPEEYIDILPLLFMLSLLDMLLIGDLITFDMFSQ
- the sfsA gene encoding DNA/RNA nuclease SfsA, whose protein sequence is MIVYEFAEKLNEAYVIERVNRFLVKIIFNGEVTYAHLHDPGRLRELIYPGNKVLIRETKGIKTRFSITAAYANSRYVVVDSRLHNQIASKFLPSSYEKEVRVGSSRIDFKYDNTFVEVKGCTLVKDKIAYFPDAPTKRGRRHIQELRELIKKKEGYNALLMVLVMRDDAKCFLPNEETDPKFSMEFWSALKEGMKVSIKTFRLVENKIEYVEDIPLCKTNLI
- a CDS encoding M61 family peptidase, which produces MKFYVNPKNRYLEVFAEGIEGIITFPTWVPGSYIIRELERNIIEIEGIRVGKNRFYVKDKFRYLVQAMSRDPREAIATNDYLFINPPAVFPFHEIEEEYCVRINTNWIVHTTLKRVGDWFCSENYNEFADSPIQASPKLKLIEIDSYHKISTIDDLDESFVNSLGKCLKEINRNIFMNSTSEEYIFFFKRSDSNFGGIEHEKSSSIVTSWDYKDLISLFVHEYFHRYNGKKIKPKDLKINYESETYTELLWVVEGLTDYISLVVPLRTKVTTVENTLNYIANVLAWLTFPGIRRMSLAESSYTTWIKYYRRDNNFANVSVSYYQLGMVIGLIMDLEMIENGNSIYDLFKELYKIKEYTYDNVRQVAEKLGVKNLDELVFSRNPPIFDRLSKYFEITFIDKDTPYYGMIMDGKKVTFVEDNSPADLAGIIQGDEIIGVNGLAFSNKRLEYKENLRLTIDREGRLIEIVLHPAKNPGHNLVIKGKGDLFKQWSDFEYGEGKSDIKII
- a CDS encoding winged helix-turn-helix transcriptional regulator, producing MDSVDKGILKILLKDARTPQRRIAMMLGISPPAVSYRMEKLFGDVIKRFTLYVNPNFLGRYHAYVAFSNLNEWDGDYIAKIECLEDVNIYEIDAKNRIEIEEKVNKMSEKLGEPKMLYIPSQMPYSPSKFDMKIISILKEKPLIKPIELAEELGVSSKTIRRHLRYLYSKRFIRLIPIIDLNKAEISIFAIFTSKVEDARKFFSKYTFTEIEDEKAGIFVNVVDSIDEAKDLSLKFKREYDKDAEIMITTKYEFI
- a CDS encoding ferredoxin family protein; the encoded protein is MGIDPNYRTSRPVVGDHSGHKIYGPVEPPGKLGIHGTIVGVDFDLCIADGSCINACPVNVFQWFDTPGHPASEKKADPVNEQACIFCMACVNVCPVACIDVKPP
- a CDS encoding OsmC family protein, with translation MEISFTLSGDLENPMIELGGKISRAKNLYQESPLMAFLVSIPHCIANMTDNIAKKEGIPLASCKIIARYVLDEKAIMFGNYIFKKIIIEVHSKGCSEDELKELIEKVKRECPIYLSFRDKIEIEGKTLY
- a CDS encoding DUF929 domain-containing protein, translated to MAKSKQNKNKKKSTQNENKLIYIPFAVLIVVIVLLVVFPYINHNPSTGTITANANTPLFNVYKVSNTNYVGNNSVEIYFISWYGCPNGATASWPLYLALRHFGNVSVVPHYSIYESDLGSAIPGLLFLNYTPYPTSHVYFHPIYIYGQYLNETTNGTPINTDDVTFGLQELKSMVPNWVYNLVVYYEVNQTYTQIGTSPAYYGKYPHIITIIIISGPGGTWVDLGYPNSISPQTLAGLNSTVLYNAILKNNPALSGQYASAYENITNATNILLNTIVKASS